The Pseudomonadota bacterium genome includes a region encoding these proteins:
- a CDS encoding bile acid:sodium symporter family protein, whose translation MMFGVSLNLRPADFRRVILSPVAPAAGLVAQFLLLPAATCAVTWLLEVDPELALGMILIAACPGGNFSNIMTFMARGSVAVSVSMTAVSSVAAIVLTPINFAFYGWLNPYTRDYLTTISIEPGGILLLVVLVLGLPLLLGMLAGQRWPLMAARSERVVRAVSLLILLAFVAIAFARNFDLFLARFQSFVWLVIGHNLIAFGLGFAMARLARLPAADRRAVTMEIGIQNSGLGLVILFTFFPEAGGMLLIAGFWGVWHLVAGITLSQVWARIPLDGQRLPAKDAA comes from the coding sequence ATGATGTTCGGCGTGTCGCTGAACCTGCGGCCTGCCGATTTCCGCCGCGTGATCCTGTCGCCGGTGGCGCCGGCGGCGGGGCTGGTGGCGCAGTTCCTGCTACTGCCGGCGGCGACCTGCGCGGTCACCTGGCTGCTCGAGGTCGATCCGGAGCTGGCGCTGGGCATGATCCTGATCGCCGCCTGCCCCGGCGGCAACTTCTCCAACATCATGACCTTCATGGCGCGCGGCTCGGTCGCGGTGTCGGTGTCGATGACGGCCGTCTCCAGCGTTGCCGCGATCGTGCTCACGCCGATCAACTTCGCCTTCTACGGCTGGCTCAACCCCTACACGCGCGACTACCTCACCACCATCAGCATCGAGCCCGGCGGCATCCTGCTGCTGGTCGTGCTGGTGCTCGGCCTGCCGCTGCTGCTGGGCATGCTCGCCGGCCAGCGCTGGCCGCTGATGGCCGCGCGCAGCGAGCGCGTCGTGCGGGCGGTCTCGCTGCTGATCCTGCTCGCCTTCGTGGCCATCGCCTTTGCGCGCAACTTCGACCTGTTCCTGGCCCGCTTCCAGTCCTTCGTCTGGCTCGTCATCGGCCACAACCTGATCGCCTTCGGGCTCGGCTTCGCCATGGCGCGGCTCGCCCGGCTGCCGGCCGCCGACCGGCGCGCGGTGACCATGGAGATCGGCATCCAGAATTCCGGCCTGGGTCTGGTCATCCTGTTCACCTTCTTCCCGGAGGCCGGCGGCATGCTGCTCATCGCCGGCTTCTGGGGCGTGTGGCACCTGGTCGCCGGCATCACCCTGTCGCAGGTCTGGGCGCGCATCCCGCTCGACGGGCAGCGCTTGCCGGCAAAGGACGCCGCATGA
- a CDS encoding SDR family oxidoreductase, producing the protein MKKRILITGAAGYIGHQLGNRLARDFAVFGTDIRERNDLKFPLHFLDIRSEKLTGFMREHGITHVVHLASVLQASKDRQRDFDIDVGGTRNVLQACVATGVQHLTVTSSGAAYGYHDDNPDWIDEDDPLRGNEAFAYADHKRQVEEMLADWRNRHPGLRQLVLRPGTVLGAHTRNQITALFTARRILVLKGHDSPFVFIWDEDVLAILEKGIREDAEGIYNLAGDGALTLRDIARRLGKPTLTLPVALVRAGLRVARWLGRPTRPEQIDFLRYRPVLSNRRLKEAFGYTPKKTSAEAFDYFAEHAMGRRQE; encoded by the coding sequence ATGAAAAAGCGCATCCTCATCACCGGTGCGGCCGGCTACATCGGCCACCAGCTCGGCAACCGCCTGGCCCGGGATTTCGCCGTGTTCGGCACTGACATCCGCGAGCGAAACGACCTGAAGTTCCCGCTGCATTTTCTTGATATCCGATCGGAAAAATTGACAGGTTTCATGCGCGAGCACGGCATCACGCACGTCGTGCACCTCGCCTCGGTGCTGCAGGCCTCGAAGGACCGGCAGCGCGATTTCGACATCGACGTCGGCGGCACGCGCAATGTCCTGCAGGCCTGCGTGGCGACCGGCGTGCAGCACCTCACCGTGACCAGTTCGGGAGCGGCCTACGGCTACCACGACGACAACCCCGACTGGATCGACGAGGACGACCCACTGCGCGGCAACGAGGCCTTCGCCTACGCCGACCACAAGCGCCAGGTCGAGGAGATGCTGGCCGACTGGCGCAACAGGCACCCCGGGCTCAGGCAGCTGGTGCTGCGCCCCGGCACGGTGCTGGGCGCCCACACCCGCAACCAGATCACCGCCCTGTTCACGGCCCGCCGCATCCTGGTGCTGAAAGGCCACGACTCGCCGTTCGTGTTCATCTGGGACGAGGACGTGCTGGCGATTCTCGAGAAAGGCATCCGCGAGGACGCCGAGGGCATCTACAACCTGGCCGGCGACGGCGCGCTGACCCTGCGCGACATCGCCCGCCGCCTGGGCAAACCCACGCTCACCCTGCCCGTCGCCCTGGTCAGGGCGGGACTGCGCGTCGCCAGGTGGCTGGGCAGGCCCACCCGTCCGGAGCAGATCGACTTCCTGCGCTACCGCCCGGTGCTGTCGAACCGCCGCCTGAAGGAAGCATTCGGCTACACCCCGAAGAAGACCTCGGCCGAAGCCTTCGACTACTTCGCCGAACACGCCATGGGCCGGCGGCAGGAATGA
- a CDS encoding SDR family oxidoreductase: MKVVLITGAAGGLGRALARSWFDDGHALVLADLDESRLEALAREFDAPERLLTRVLDVTDRGAIAGLLEATRKRFGRLDILVNNAGITHRSPAHRTDAEVFSRVMAVDWQAPVELALAGLDLLRESRGLIVNIGSMAGWMPLPGRAAYGAAKSALTQFFEVLRLELADDGVGVLMVYPTFLETDIEAHALGHDGLPARHAQSRIGRQRSAEWMAARVARAAAKRQRWLFPNRLAWIGSLVWRVTPGLYLKLIRRKFEGELR, translated from the coding sequence ATGAAGGTGGTGCTGATCACCGGCGCCGCCGGCGGCCTCGGGCGGGCGCTCGCCCGGAGCTGGTTCGACGACGGCCACGCGCTCGTCCTGGCCGATCTGGACGAATCGCGGCTGGAAGCGCTCGCGCGCGAGTTCGACGCGCCGGAGCGCCTGCTGACCCGCGTCCTCGACGTCACCGACCGCGGGGCGATCGCGGGCCTGCTCGAGGCCACCCGAAAGCGCTTCGGCCGACTCGACATCCTGGTCAACAACGCCGGCATCACCCACCGATCGCCCGCGCACCGCACCGACGCCGAAGTCTTCAGCAGGGTCATGGCCGTCGACTGGCAGGCGCCGGTGGAACTCGCCCTCGCCGGCCTCGACCTGCTGCGCGAATCCAGGGGCCTGATCGTCAACATCGGCTCGATGGCCGGCTGGATGCCCCTGCCCGGCCGCGCCGCCTACGGCGCCGCCAAATCGGCGCTGACCCAGTTCTTCGAGGTACTGCGCCTGGAGCTGGCCGACGACGGCGTCGGCGTGCTGATGGTCTACCCGACGTTCCTGGAAACCGACATCGAGGCCCACGCCCTCGGCCACGACGGCCTGCCGGCCCGCCACGCCCAGAGCCGCATCGGTCGACAGCGCAGCGCCGAATGGATGGCCGCACGCGTCGCCCGCGCCGCGGCCAAACGGCAGCGCTGGCTGTTCCCCAACCGCCTCGCCTGGATCGGGTCGCTGGTTTGGCGAGTCACGCCCGGGCTGTACCTGAAGCTGATCCGGCGGAAGTTCGAGGGGGAGCTGCGCTGA
- a CDS encoding sulfite exporter TauE/SafE family protein yields the protein MTPWLWLGLCILISSTIEAITGFGSIVIALALGALLLPISSMLPVLVPLNIFMTGTIAWKNRRHIDKALLLKLVLPLMAAGTLAGYFLSPWLGESLLKALLGALIIWFALRELWRLYRHVASRRHPAWLSRALTFAAGITHGLFASGGPLLVYALAGTRLDKGGLRATLVTVWFSLNAGLTVAFLVDGTLVPALPKVAAYLPVLGTGYLLGEFLHHRLDERRFRQLVYVLLIVTGMALILR from the coding sequence ATGACGCCCTGGCTGTGGCTGGGCCTGTGCATCCTGATCTCGTCGACGATCGAGGCGATCACCGGCTTCGGCTCGATCGTCATCGCCCTGGCGCTGGGCGCGCTGCTGCTGCCAATCTCATCGATGCTGCCGGTGCTGGTGCCGCTCAACATCTTCATGACCGGCACCATCGCCTGGAAGAACCGCCGCCACATCGACAAGGCGTTACTGCTGAAACTGGTCCTGCCGCTGATGGCCGCCGGCACGCTCGCCGGCTACTTTCTGAGCCCCTGGCTGGGCGAGAGCCTGCTCAAGGCGCTGCTCGGCGCCCTGATCATCTGGTTCGCGCTGCGCGAGCTGTGGCGCCTGTACCGCCACGTCGCCAGCCGCCGCCACCCGGCCTGGCTGAGCCGCGCGCTGACCTTCGCCGCCGGCATCACGCACGGCCTGTTCGCCTCCGGCGGCCCGCTGCTGGTCTACGCCCTGGCCGGCACCCGGCTCGACAAGGGCGGCCTTCGCGCCACGCTGGTCACCGTGTGGTTCAGCCTCAACGCCGGCCTGACCGTCGCCTTCCTGGTCGACGGCACGCTCGTTCCGGCGCTGCCGAAAGTGGCCGCCTACCTGCCCGTGCTCGGCACCGGCTACCTGCTCGGGGAGTTCCTGCACCACCGCCTGGATGAACGGCGCTTCCGGCAGCTGGTCTACGTGCTGCTCATTGTTACCGGGATGGCGCTTATTCTGAGGTGA
- a CDS encoding Fic family protein — MHSLEPEFLDELSFNADHLATLRALGEYRGKQSLFFHQAPETLKTLRQAAVIESTESSNRLEGVTVAPARLEPLLLKRTDPRNRSEQEITGYRDALALIHESGREMALTPNVVLQLHGLLYRYMPQRGGRWKNTQNEITETGPDGTTRVRFEPTPPHLVSMQMDQLAERYAKAVDGARQDPLVLIPLAVFDFLCIHPFNDGNGRVARLVTLMLLYHFGYEVGRYISLERIVEATKEGYYDTLEASSQGWHDGRHDVMPWLEYFWGTLLRAYREFEERVTQVRYAPGAKTEQVRLAVFRRTQPFAISEIEAECADVSRDMVRHVLRQMREEGLLEVIGRGRGAKWHQIKS; from the coding sequence ATGCATTCTCTCGAACCCGAATTTCTCGACGAGCTCAGTTTCAACGCGGATCACCTCGCCACCCTGCGGGCACTGGGGGAGTATCGCGGCAAACAGAGCCTGTTCTTCCATCAGGCACCGGAGACGCTGAAGACGCTGCGCCAGGCGGCAGTGATTGAATCGACCGAGTCGTCCAACCGGCTCGAGGGCGTGACGGTGGCCCCGGCGCGCCTGGAGCCCCTGTTGCTCAAGCGCACGGACCCGCGCAACCGCTCGGAGCAGGAAATCACGGGCTATCGCGATGCGCTGGCCCTTATTCACGAATCCGGGCGGGAGATGGCGCTCACACCGAATGTCGTGCTGCAGCTCCACGGCCTGCTCTATCGCTACATGCCGCAGCGCGGCGGGCGCTGGAAGAACACCCAGAACGAGATCACCGAAACCGGGCCAGACGGCACCACGCGGGTCCGATTCGAGCCAACGCCCCCGCACCTGGTATCGATGCAGATGGACCAACTTGCCGAACGTTACGCCAAGGCGGTTGATGGGGCGCGCCAGGACCCCCTGGTGCTGATTCCCCTAGCGGTCTTCGATTTTCTCTGCATTCACCCCTTCAACGACGGCAACGGCCGGGTGGCCCGCTTGGTTACCCTAATGCTGCTCTACCATTTCGGTTATGAAGTGGGCCGCTACATCAGCCTGGAGCGGATCGTGGAGGCGACCAAAGAGGGCTACTACGACACCCTGGAGGCCAGTTCACAGGGCTGGCATGATGGCCGGCATGATGTCATGCCGTGGCTGGAGTACTTCTGGGGCACGCTGCTGCGTGCCTACCGGGAATTCGAGGAACGCGTGACCCAGGTCCGGTATGCGCCGGGGGCGAAAACCGAGCAGGTTCGCCTGGCTGTCTTTCGCCGCACTCAGCCCTTCGCCATTTCGGAAATCGAGGCCGAGTGCGCCGACGTCAGCCGAGACATGGTTCGCCATGTGCTGCGTCAGATGCGCGAGGAAGGCCTGCTAGAAGTCATCGGCCGCGGCCGCGGCGCCAAATGGCATCAGATCAAATCGTAG
- a CDS encoding site-specific DNA-methyltransferase, which translates to MAKEKTDADIAASPNPADLKREALKQVLPEAISEGKVDIEALKRALGEDFVIDGGERYRLDWVGKSEAYKVLQTPTTATLRPRRDQSVNFDTASHVFIEGENLESLKVLQKAYFGKVKLIYIDPPYNTGNDNFVYPDRFQESKEDYLKRVNELDDDGALMREGFFRKNSRESGHYHSNWLSMMLPRLYIARNLLHEQGVIFVSCDDNEVYNLRCLMNEIFGEENFVAQLVWKARKFTDTRAVTNVSTDHEYLLCYSRQSEFSFYGLDRDESKFSNPDEDPRGPWMSRSMLGLATREQRPNLYYSIVDPDSGREFPAPEDRGWRYSKNRMKTMIQEGRVLFPKSESGRPREKKFRSEMQQDRISFPSIIQNVHTSDGTAEVRELLGQQIFDFPKPVELLKTLVQQALPEEGIALDFFAGSGTTMEAVLRQNAEDNGNRRCILVQLPEPLDTDNVEFSDIAQVARTRIRAVIEDLKATDDLASPFPEDEGFKAYTLAPSNFKQWRGEAIESADDLAEQVKLFMSAEKDGADTEAVLYELLLKLGYELTASVETIEVNSHPVHSVDEGRLLLLLEGFAESMIEPLIERKPEQIVALDSIFEDSDPLKSNLSLQCRDADIRFVCI; encoded by the coding sequence ATGGCAAAAGAGAAAACAGACGCTGACATCGCCGCCAGCCCCAACCCCGCCGATCTCAAGCGCGAAGCCCTGAAGCAGGTTCTCCCGGAAGCGATCAGCGAGGGAAAGGTCGACATCGAGGCACTCAAGCGCGCCCTGGGAGAAGATTTCGTGATCGACGGCGGCGAACGCTACCGGCTCGACTGGGTGGGCAAGTCCGAGGCCTACAAGGTACTGCAGACACCCACGACCGCCACACTCCGGCCCCGCCGGGACCAGTCGGTCAATTTCGATACGGCCAGCCATGTCTTTATCGAGGGCGAGAACCTCGAGTCGCTGAAAGTGCTGCAGAAGGCCTACTTCGGCAAGGTCAAGCTGATCTATATCGATCCCCCGTACAACACCGGCAACGACAACTTCGTTTACCCAGACCGATTCCAGGAAAGCAAGGAAGACTATCTGAAACGGGTCAACGAACTCGACGACGACGGTGCGTTGATGCGCGAGGGGTTTTTCCGCAAGAACAGCCGCGAATCCGGCCACTACCACTCCAACTGGCTGAGCATGATGCTGCCGCGGCTCTACATCGCCCGGAATCTCTTGCATGAGCAAGGTGTGATCTTTGTTTCATGCGACGACAACGAGGTTTATAACCTGCGTTGCTTGATGAATGAGATTTTTGGGGAAGAGAACTTTGTTGCTCAGCTCGTATGGAAGGCCCGAAAATTTACCGACACCCGCGCCGTTACTAACGTGTCGACTGACCATGAGTACTTGCTGTGCTATTCACGTCAGTCAGAGTTTTCGTTCTACGGATTAGATAGAGATGAAAGCAAGTTTTCTAACCCGGATGAAGACCCCCGTGGCCCCTGGATGAGTCGAAGCATGCTCGGTCTCGCCACGCGCGAACAGCGCCCCAACCTCTACTATTCCATCGTTGACCCCGATTCCGGAAGGGAGTTTCCTGCTCCCGAAGACCGAGGCTGGAGGTACTCAAAAAATCGCATGAAAACTATGATTCAAGAAGGCCGCGTTCTATTTCCGAAATCGGAGTCTGGCAGACCTCGAGAGAAAAAATTCAGATCAGAGATGCAACAGGACAGGATCTCATTCCCATCGATCATCCAGAATGTTCACACGTCTGATGGAACCGCGGAAGTAAGAGAGCTCCTCGGCCAACAAATCTTCGACTTTCCAAAGCCGGTGGAATTGCTGAAAACGCTAGTTCAGCAAGCTTTGCCTGAGGAAGGTATTGCACTCGATTTCTTTGCAGGATCCGGCACCACAATGGAGGCGGTGCTGCGCCAGAACGCCGAAGACAACGGCAACCGTCGCTGCATCCTGGTCCAGCTACCGGAACCGCTGGATACCGACAACGTGGAATTCTCCGATATCGCCCAGGTGGCCCGCACCCGCATTCGTGCAGTGATCGAGGACCTTAAAGCGACAGACGACCTGGCCTCGCCCTTTCCCGAGGACGAGGGCTTCAAGGCCTATACCCTGGCCCCTTCAAACTTCAAGCAGTGGCGCGGTGAGGCAATCGAATCCGCCGATGATCTGGCCGAGCAGGTCAAACTGTTCATGAGTGCCGAAAAGGACGGCGCCGATACCGAAGCCGTGCTGTATGAGTTACTGCTGAAACTGGGATATGAACTGACGGCGAGCGTTGAAACTATCGAAGTGAATAGCCACCCGGTTCATTCAGTAGACGAAGGCCGCCTGCTGCTGCTCCTTGAAGGCTTTGCAGAAAGCATGATCGAACCGTTGATCGAGCGAAAGCCCGAACAGATCGTTGCCCTCGATTCGATCTTCGAGGACTCGGACCCGCTCAAGTCCAATCTTTCCCTGCAGTGTCGGGATGCCGACATCCGCTTTGTCTGCATCTGA
- a CDS encoding DEAD/DEAH box helicase family protein has protein sequence MRLRFDPDQGYQNDAISAVTELFRGQPGPESGVSQFEQDALTSLQLTEVGLANRCVLTPEQWLDNLRAVQQMHGLEPSERLEVLADSDGQVLGNFPNFTVEMETGTGKTYVYLRTLHELHKQFGFCKFVIVVPSVAIREGVLKSLRITEQHFRQLYDAQRVEFTAYESARVHQLRNFALSDALQVLVINIDAFAKDADSAPGSRNKGNVINQLRETGIRPIEFIQQTRPIVVLDEPQNLETDKRKRAIARLNPMCALRYSATHRDTYNLVYSLDPVQAYELGLVKQISVDSVVDESTENQAFVELESFNSSSRSISAKATIWVNQARGPRKKRVTLKNGSDLYRLSKQREIYRNGFIVNEIDAESGFVRFANDVTVRVGVPHGAAGEQVMRMQIEATVRRHFEKARRLEPLGIKVLSVFFIDRVSSYRVYHEDGSTSLGPFGEWFEEIFRRYAAMPEYQSLYDLEAQQVHNGYFARDKQALSPYSESTFKTKSGAEGGAFELIMRDKERLLDVDEPLRFIFSHSALREGWDNPNVFQICTLAETRSELRKRQEIGRGLRLCVNQEGERVMDQHLNRLTVIANDTYEDFARQLQSEMMADGVAFKEGMVKNERKKVQVRLRKGFEANPDFLALWERIRDRTRYRVKYRTEELIQRATDRVRDDLPAIGRPQVVLTRTDLDITRAGIDSRVTGVRPEYVATRFRIPDLLAEIQGRTGLSRSTVGRILLDCGRLGEALNNPQSFIDQTAALINAELRRLLVQGVEYERIGDKVWEMRRFEDGEIETFIDNVHEVTKPEKTLFSHIVIDGDSSPERRFAEDCENNDDVLFYFKLPRWFVIDTPVGEYNPDWALVFRGDSTLYFVAETKSASEREDPAGELLRLVERMKLNCGKKHFKQFEEIVFRKAPSLKELVSQG, from the coding sequence ATGAGACTTCGATTCGATCCAGATCAGGGCTACCAGAACGATGCGATCTCGGCCGTGACCGAACTCTTCCGGGGGCAGCCGGGCCCGGAGTCGGGTGTCTCGCAGTTCGAGCAGGATGCGCTGACCAGTCTCCAGCTGACGGAGGTCGGCCTGGCCAATCGCTGTGTGCTGACGCCGGAACAGTGGCTCGACAATCTGCGCGCGGTACAGCAGATGCATGGACTGGAGCCATCCGAGCGACTGGAGGTGCTTGCGGATTCCGACGGTCAGGTGCTGGGCAATTTTCCGAATTTCACCGTGGAAATGGAGACCGGCACCGGCAAGACCTACGTCTATCTGCGCACCCTGCACGAGCTGCACAAGCAATTCGGCTTCTGCAAGTTCGTGATCGTCGTGCCCTCTGTCGCCATTCGCGAGGGGGTGCTGAAGTCCCTGCGCATCACCGAGCAGCACTTTCGGCAACTCTACGACGCCCAGCGCGTGGAGTTCACCGCCTACGAGTCGGCGCGGGTACACCAGCTGCGCAACTTCGCGCTTTCCGATGCCCTGCAGGTGCTGGTGATCAATATCGACGCCTTTGCCAAGGATGCCGACTCGGCGCCGGGGTCGCGCAACAAGGGCAATGTGATCAACCAGCTTCGGGAAACCGGGATTCGGCCGATCGAGTTCATCCAGCAGACCCGGCCGATCGTGGTGCTGGACGAACCCCAGAACCTGGAAACCGACAAGCGCAAGCGCGCCATTGCCCGGCTGAATCCGATGTGCGCCCTGCGCTATTCGGCGACTCACCGCGACACCTACAACCTGGTCTACAGCCTGGACCCCGTTCAGGCTTACGAACTGGGGCTGGTCAAGCAGATCAGCGTGGATTCGGTGGTCGACGAGAGCACAGAGAACCAGGCATTCGTGGAGCTGGAGAGCTTCAACTCCAGCTCACGCTCGATTTCAGCCAAGGCCACCATCTGGGTCAATCAGGCCAGGGGCCCGAGGAAAAAGCGCGTCACATTGAAGAACGGCAGTGATCTCTACAGGCTGTCCAAGCAGCGCGAAATCTATCGCAATGGCTTTATCGTCAATGAGATCGACGCCGAGTCGGGTTTCGTGCGTTTTGCCAACGATGTGACCGTGCGCGTGGGCGTCCCGCACGGCGCCGCCGGCGAACAGGTCATGCGCATGCAGATCGAGGCGACGGTTCGCCGGCACTTCGAGAAAGCCAGACGCCTGGAGCCGCTGGGCATCAAGGTGCTCAGTGTGTTCTTTATCGACCGCGTTTCCAGCTACCGCGTTTATCACGAGGATGGCTCGACCTCGCTGGGACCGTTCGGCGAATGGTTCGAGGAGATCTTTCGTCGCTACGCCGCCATGCCCGAATATCAGAGTCTGTACGACCTGGAGGCCCAGCAGGTCCATAACGGCTACTTCGCCCGCGACAAGCAGGCGCTGTCTCCGTACTCCGAGAGTACGTTCAAGACCAAGTCAGGCGCCGAGGGCGGTGCCTTCGAGTTGATCATGCGCGACAAGGAGCGTCTGCTGGATGTCGACGAGCCGCTCCGGTTCATATTCAGTCACTCGGCCCTGCGTGAGGGTTGGGACAATCCCAACGTCTTTCAGATCTGCACGCTGGCCGAAACCCGCTCGGAGCTGCGCAAGCGCCAGGAGATCGGCCGCGGGCTGCGGCTTTGCGTCAACCAGGAAGGCGAGCGGGTCATGGACCAACATCTCAACCGCCTGACCGTGATCGCCAATGACACCTATGAGGATTTCGCCCGGCAGCTTCAGTCCGAAATGATGGCCGACGGCGTGGCCTTCAAGGAAGGCATGGTCAAGAACGAGCGCAAGAAGGTGCAAGTGCGCTTGCGCAAGGGATTCGAAGCCAACCCGGATTTCCTGGCGCTGTGGGAACGCATTCGGGATCGGACCCGCTACCGAGTGAAGTATCGAACTGAGGAGCTCATCCAGCGAGCCACCGACCGGGTGCGGGACGACCTCCCCGCCATCGGCCGCCCCCAGGTCGTTCTGACTCGAACGGACCTGGACATCACGCGCGCCGGGATCGACTCCCGGGTCACCGGCGTCCGACCGGAGTATGTAGCCACGCGTTTCCGAATCCCGGACCTGCTTGCCGAAATTCAGGGTCGCACCGGTCTGTCCCGTTCCACGGTGGGCCGGATTCTGCTCGACTGCGGGCGCCTGGGCGAAGCGCTGAACAATCCGCAATCCTTCATCGACCAGACGGCGGCCTTGATCAATGCAGAATTGCGCAGGTTGCTGGTGCAAGGGGTCGAGTACGAAAGGATCGGCGACAAGGTCTGGGAGATGCGCCGATTCGAAGACGGCGAGATCGAAACCTTCATCGACAACGTCCACGAAGTGACGAAGCCCGAGAAAACACTGTTCTCGCACATCGTAATCGACGGTGATTCAAGCCCCGAACGTCGTTTCGCCGAGGACTGTGAGAACAACGACGATGTGTTGTTCTATTTCAAGCTCCCGCGATGGTTCGTCATCGACACCCCCGTCGGCGAATACAACCCGGACTGGGCGCTGGTCTTTCGGGGCGACAGCACCCTCTACTTCGTGGCAGAAACCAAGAGTGCCAGCGAGCGTGAGGACCCGGCCGGGGAGCTGCTCCGCTTGGTGGAGCGCATGAAACTCAATTGCGGTAAGAAACACTTCAAGCAATTCGAGGAAATTGTCTTCAGAAAAGCGCCGAGCCTGAAGGAACTGGTGAGCCAGGGCTAA
- a CDS encoding sulfite exporter TauE/SafE family protein, translating into MFARNAQLVPEKLVGHRFPAILLGHITFTDFIAATRHGLRRPSFAYERRSEHAPGDGRRHPAWLSRALTFAAGITHGLFASGGPLLVYALAGTRLDKGGLRATLVTVWFSLNAGLTVAFLVDGTLVPALPKVAAYLPVLGTGYLLGEFLHHRLDERRFRQLVYVMLIATGAALVIR; encoded by the coding sequence ATTTTCGCGCGAAATGCCCAGCTCGTCCCAGAGAAACTGGTAGGACACCGGTTCCCTGCCATCCTGCTCGGCCATATCACGTTCACGGACTTCATAGCTGCGACCAGGCACGGCCTTCGTCGGCCAAGCTTTGCGTACGAGCGAAGATCTGAACACGCTCCGGGCGACGGCCGCCGCCACCCGGCCTGGCTGAGCCGCGCCCTGACCTTCGCCGCCGGCATCACGCACGGCCTGTTCGCCTCCGGCGGCCCGCTGCTGGTCTACGCCCTGGCCGGCACCCGGCTCGACAAGGGCGGCCTTCGCGCCACGCTGGTCACCGTGTGGTTCAGCCTCAACGCCGGCCTGACCGTCGCCTTCCTGGTCGACGGCACGCTCGTTCCGGCACTGCCGAAGGTGGCGGCCTACCTGCCCGTGCTCGGCACCGGCTACCTGCTCGGGGAGTTCCTGCACCACCGACTGGACGAACGGCGCTTCCGGCAGCTGGTTTACGTGATGTTGATCGCGACAGGGGCAGCGCTTGTCATTCGGTAA
- a CDS encoding Txe/YoeB family addiction module toxin: MSWKLVYTRQPRKDTRKLAASGLKPKARELLALIAEDPIRKPPPFEKLVGDLAGAYSRRINIQHRLVYQVLEDQKVVKVLRLWTHYD; this comes from the coding sequence GTGAGCTGGAAGCTTGTCTACACCAGGCAGCCCCGGAAAGACACCAGAAAACTCGCAGCCAGCGGACTGAAGCCTAAAGCCCGGGAATTGCTGGCGCTGATCGCCGAAGATCCTATCCGGAAGCCGCCGCCTTTCGAGAAACTCGTGGGTGACCTGGCGGGCGCGTATTCGCGTCGCATCAATATTCAGCACCGCCTGGTCTACCAGGTGCTCGAAGATCAGAAAGTCGTCAAAGTACTTCGACTATGGACGCATTACGATTAG
- a CDS encoding type II toxin-antitoxin system Phd/YefM family antitoxin, translated as MSGITATQARSNLYRLIDETAESHQPIVITGKRNKAVLVAEEDWAAIQETLFLLSVPGMRESIREGMATPVDECDEDLGW; from the coding sequence ATGTCGGGCATTACCGCAACCCAGGCAAGGAGCAATCTCTATCGCCTGATCGACGAGACGGCTGAATCGCATCAGCCAATCGTGATCACCGGCAAGCGCAACAAGGCGGTTCTCGTCGCCGAGGAAGACTGGGCGGCAATCCAGGAGACCCTGTTTCTGCTCTCCGTGCCCGGAATGCGCGAATCCATCCGGGAAGGCATGGCCACCCCCGTTGACGAGTGCGACGAGGACCTGGGCTGGTGA
- a CDS encoding helix-turn-helix transcriptional regulator translates to MTTTPSRTQGSAVILVAFGVIALLIGWDLLSDSAEGVEMSHVLVELALLLLAASMFGVVLAQMLRARRRAQRLNVRLDSAEAESRRWQARYQSTLRGLGEAIQDQFAAWALSPAEAEIGLLLLKGLSLKEIAALRDTAERTVREQARAIYRKAGLSGRSELSAFFLEDLLLPDPGAMPGEDE, encoded by the coding sequence ATGACGACGACTCCTTCCCGAACCCAGGGCTCGGCCGTGATCCTGGTCGCGTTCGGCGTGATCGCGCTGCTGATCGGCTGGGACCTGCTCTCGGACTCCGCCGAAGGGGTCGAAATGTCGCACGTGCTGGTCGAACTGGCCCTGTTGCTGCTGGCCGCAAGCATGTTCGGCGTCGTCCTGGCGCAGATGCTGCGCGCGCGCCGGCGCGCGCAACGGCTCAACGTGCGTCTGGATTCCGCCGAAGCCGAGTCGCGGCGCTGGCAGGCGCGCTACCAGTCGACGCTGCGGGGGCTGGGTGAGGCCATCCAGGACCAGTTCGCGGCCTGGGCGCTGAGTCCGGCCGAAGCGGAAATCGGCCTGCTGCTGCTCAAGGGGCTGAGCCTCAAGGAGATCGCCGCGCTGCGCGATACCGCCGAACGCACGGTGCGCGAGCAGGCGCGCGCGATCTATCGCAAGGCCGGCCTGTCGGGCCGCTCGGAGCTGTCCGCCTTCTTCCTCGAAGACCTGCTGCTGCCCGATCCCGGCGCCATGCCGGGCGAGGACGAATGA